One Flagellimonas sp. CMM7 genomic region harbors:
- a CDS encoding AraC family transcriptional regulator, whose protein sequence is MQHIPILNIEQFEKEESLADFYSNDLQQHLKKNAQIIHKPHKHDFFLCVLFCKGSGVHEIDFNTYPIRPGSVFFLKPGQTHFWNFDSTPEGYIFFHTPDFYELYFLNRKLSQFPFYYSLKNPPDLVLKSEELASMAARFNEINIEYYNDSTYKKQKLITLVNLTYIDLTRHYANYEPIKKVLSSTYLQALERLESNIEKCYKTEKSAKFYADKLHITPKHLNRITKVTLNKTTTELITERVLLEAKRLIVHSGNSLTEVAEKLGYEDYAYFSRVFKLKTGKTPLEFKKNYQ, encoded by the coding sequence ATGCAACACATTCCCATACTAAACATTGAACAGTTTGAAAAGGAAGAATCTCTGGCGGATTTTTATAGCAATGACTTGCAACAACATTTAAAAAAGAATGCTCAAATCATTCATAAACCTCATAAGCATGACTTTTTTCTTTGTGTGCTGTTCTGTAAAGGTTCAGGTGTTCATGAGATTGATTTTAATACTTATCCAATACGGCCAGGGAGTGTATTTTTCCTAAAGCCAGGGCAAACCCATTTCTGGAATTTTGACAGCACTCCGGAAGGTTATATTTTCTTTCATACTCCTGACTTTTACGAACTTTACTTTCTGAATAGGAAGCTTAGCCAATTTCCGTTTTACTACTCCCTTAAAAACCCACCAGACCTTGTTTTAAAGTCGGAAGAGCTAGCAAGCATGGCAGCTCGCTTCAATGAAATCAATATTGAGTATTATAATGATTCTACATATAAAAAACAGAAGCTTATCACTCTTGTAAACCTTACCTATATTGACTTAACACGACATTACGCAAATTATGAGCCTATAAAAAAAGTGTTGTCGTCTACCTATTTACAAGCATTGGAACGTTTGGAAAGTAACATTGAAAAATGCTATAAAACGGAAAAGTCTGCAAAATTTTATGCAGACAAATTACACATTACCCCTAAGCACCTGAATAGAATTACCAAGGTAACTTTGAACAAAACTACGACAGAATTAATCACTGAACGAGTTCTGCTAGAAGCCAAACGACTTATAGTACACTCCGGTAACTCCTTAACTGAGGTGGCAGAAAAATTGGGGTACGAAGACTATGCCTACTTCTCCAGAGTTTTCAAATTAAAGACAGGCAAGACACCATTAGAATTTAAAAAGAACTACCAATAA